In the genome of Siniperca chuatsi isolate FFG_IHB_CAS linkage group LG14, ASM2008510v1, whole genome shotgun sequence, the window TGCCAAAATATTACCATCCTCCTTAATTACTGATATGCGCTGTAGTGCCTTTCACACTGCtgcctcctctccatctgtggaGTTCTTTAGATTAGAGGCATATTCTTACCCTGTGCCATTATTAGACTTTTCAAGCATAGGGGTCTATTCAGAATGCACTCCTTTCATATGCCTGTcaggaaatgaaagcaaaatgaaTAGAAATGCCCTTACTGTTTGACTAGTGGACCATGTGACTATAGCTGTTTATGCCTCAGATAAACAACTCCCACATTATGCATGACTCTCTCAATTTTTCAAATCGCTCTTCAAGTAAGAATTCCATTTGTGGTGCTGTGACATTTTTCATGTGATTTATTCTATTGTCCTGAGTCCTCCGGCCATGGCTGCCCCTCCACCCCGTCCCCTTGCCATCAGCTTTGACAATCCCAGCCTTTGTTTTTGCAATGAGAAGCAGCATTCTTCCAGAGGGATGACCTCCTCTGTCTCTACAGGGGCTGGCACTGAGGACGCGACCCTACCCGAGGATTGGATAGCACCCACCGGATGCTGTGAACGAAATCAACTAGTTGTCACCCCAACTCTGCTGCTCATATGTGCGCCAAACACGCTCTCCTTCCCCGGGATGAGAACTTGATGGATCCCTCTATTCATCACAGCTGACACATCAAGGCCCAGCACCATTATCAGCACCTTCATCATTAACACAGGACTAGACTCTGTGACGAAAGTGGATCATCGCTCACTTCTGTAAGTATACATCTCTTACActctattatttttattattgaattaACATTGTATTGTAGTTAAATCAATTGAGAGTCAATGCTCAATTATATCATTATTGTGAAACAATGGTCTGATGGGGAAAAGAAACTTTCCCTTGGCcacaaaagcacaacaaaatacaaaacttgaGCAGCACCTGAAGGAGAAGCTGAGACAAAAGGTACTGAAGTGAAAAACTATTTCAGAGAGACTCATCCCTAAAATCCCACTGCACCTGAATATTAGAATTCCAAACCAGCCGTACACTAAGGCACCAGGCTCAACTTTTACATCTCGAAACCAGTTGAAAGGGATAGTGCAAACATCAGAACATCAAACGCCAGAAACAGTAGTATGTCAGATTATCTGCAGCTGTCTATCATATACAGACATATGCAGAGGTCACCATTAGGATTTAAGGGATTATAACAGTTGACTGGATTCAGACGGCAGTAATGAGGATTTcatgaaaaaggaaaattacaGCTCCACGATGTACCTGAtaatctctctctgctgtgaaTTTATTTGCAACAATCACTGGCAATACGATGAAACGCACTGCAAAAGGAGCATGAAAGTGTGATTTTATTAAATTGTTTGTGACTCTGACCGCCACCTGCCTGGAGGACTGGAGGATGTGCATGGAACTGCTTTGATGTAATGAGGGTTTGCCCTGTATACAGTTTGCAGTGTCAAAGCCAGGGCTAATAGGTTGGAGGTtgaacacacagaaagaaatgcAAAGGTGTGGTCATTAGTGTTGTGGGTCAGCATCATTGAAGCTATTCATCTGGATCCCATAATATAGGCTTATCAGTCTTTTGCTCTGCACAGTGCTCTCCAGGCTTGTTACCCTTTAAATCGAGGATCTCTCAGCAGGCTGCCTTCAGTTTGTATCTGCCTCATAGCCCCTAGCAGCCCCTGCCATTTGACTATCATTAGCACAGACAACATTAGTATGGATTTCCCAGCTGAGACAGGATTTAAAAGACACATCTCTGAGATGTTTGATATCAAGAGAGACCTATTTATAATTTTCATGAGCTGGTccatacattttaaacacatagTAAGAAGCTTTTGACCTTTTTAAGTGCTGAGTAAGGCTGGCACCATCTTCCTTCCTTTATCCAGTCAAGGTCTATCATTAGTGAGCACTGGATTGGAATCATTAGGTTTGtgatgtttgtctgtttccagCACTACAGCCTTACTGCCAGGTCCATATGTGTGCCTGTGCTGACTGATTATTTATGGCTGTTTGTTCATTTCTTATgatgctattaaaaaaaaatcaacagaatGACACCCTGTGTTCTAAAGAAAGCAGCTTTGGAGGGCACATTCTCACCATtgtacacaaacagatacaAGTTGCTATGTAGtcaaagttaaatatttaagtaaatgtaTTGAGGTCAGTTTGTGTCATTCAAGAGAATTATTCCTCCTTCTAGGCGTAAAGGTTGTCGATGGGTGTATTGACAGGCAACAATTAAATTGGCTTCATGGTCCAGTGCTTACACACAGTAAAATTGCCGTGTTTACCACAGCGGAAGAAAACAATGCTTTATAATGTAGATGCatcaaaatgaattaattcatgaTCAAATATAAGATACATacaattgtgaaaatgtcattattcTGTGCATCGACCCTCCGTAATGCCCCCAAccttttaagataaaaaaacaatcttAGCATTACAGTTGCATGCTGGAGATCCAGTCTTTGTATGCTGACTCATTTGCCCCATGCAGAGGCCATTAACAAGTGGGCAGGGCCCCTGTGTTTAGTGATGTGTATGGACACAGGCGTCTGTGAAATTTCATAGATGGTGTATTGTGCCAACACCAAAACATCAACACCAGATCTTACCATTATAATTTATCATCAAGCAAACAATTAACCCAAACAGGCATTAAGTTCATTCAGTTTTCACTTTGTCAGCTATTTTGGCCACAAATAATGTTTCTGAGGATTATAGCCCAGGGTGTTGAAAGTACTGCTGAATCAGGCTCGTCACAGATTTTCAGTTAATCAATgacattgtgtgtttgtttaatagATATCTGTCTTTATTTGTGCTGTCTCAGCTAATGGGATTTGATCAAAAATCTTTGTTCTGGTTGTACAGGTAAAATTCttcaaatgtttgcatgtggaCACTGGGTGGTTGATTTCAATGCTGTCTTAATGTAAAGATGAAGGTGAAGCAAAGATTTGCCAATGACCAGTGTAATTATGAGCAATGATAGACACCATACTGGTACACACAACATTGTAATCTAAATCATCagacatgataataataaaaacagttttgggACTTTTGGCCCAGTTACAAAGTTGTGTCAAGCAACACACTAGTGACTGAAAGAAGACATGCCATTGCTGGCCCACAGATATccagacagctgctgctgattgCAGAACAAGATGTGGCCCACAGTGAAAATCTGTGATCCAACAATCAGCATGCTGACTGAGATCAGGCACCTTCAGGACAGGAAGCTCACACTTGATATTTGGATGAGCCCAAAAAAGTTGTTTAATATGTTTCATTCACTGGTTGCCAAATTCTAGCATTTGTCACAAATTGCCATAACTCTTGAACACATTGTGCAGGTGGAACCAAATTAAGATGACAGGTGCACATACCAACTCCAGGCAATGCTGCTAAATTTGATGGTATTCTGCCTGTAGCTCACTCTTGTACTGTGCACTAATATTCCCAGGATGTAGGTATTCCCCCAAAATCAACGCGATTGTCTACCACtatgtgtattttgatgcagatacagagaaaaaaagtcaccaaaatactcaaaataacacatttagaTTGTTGTTTTATCAGAATCTGTGTATATGTAGATGAGAGTACATCATTCCAAACTGCTGGTTGCCTTCAGCCATGACACAACAGAGCGAGTCATTGCTTTTCAACATGATGTGCATAGATAATTAGCTTGTCTATATCAATGACATGCTGTTTAAACATAACCCTATTAAACCTATCCTGATGTGTTAATTAGCTAGCACAACCTTTGATCTCAGACTGGGGTTGATCCTTTTTAATCAAGGATTAATTATGTTTAAAGACTTGTGATTAACCAGCAGAGGATTCGTCTCATGAAGAGACTCATGAAGAGAAgggaaacacaagcacacagagtGGTTGGCGTCTGTATTATATGTTGTGATCACAGATATCTGTGGCGTACATTGAAGGCTGCAGGGCTTCTGGACTGCAGGAAACAGCTGAACAAAAGGATAATCAGAGAGCATGAACGTGCACACACATGTATGTTGAATCAGGTAAAAACTGCCTGGCTGTAAATTGCCTGAAACACACTACAACACGAATGACCTTTGGAAAATGAATCATACCAAAAGCACACAAATAATGTAGATGAAGCAGTTGTTCATGCTTCCATGTTGAATATAAAACATTTGCCTCACATATTCTGCATGTGTAGAGGGACCCAATCATAGACTCATTACTGTTCACACTTTAGAGTATTCCAAGTTACCTCAAAGACTAAGAATGTTGATCACCAGGCAGCTCACATGATCAAGAGAACTGACCAATTCAACagattttacaacaaaaaactttGTTACATATCTGCATTGCTATCCTGAGATACATGACAGGCTGTCAAACAGATTCTAATCCTACAtatgttttctctctgcagggaTAATCGACTGAACTGAACCACTGATACACTCAGTCTCCGCTTCTCCAGGCCTCTTTATACAGAGCCTACAGTATGAGTCCTTAATGTGACCATGTGTGTTGGCTATTAACATAGGTAAGATATTATGGTTTGCATTTACatagtgcttttatccaaagtgctttacaatttacctctcattcatacacacacactgatggcagttAGCTAACATGCAACAGTGGCCAAACCATCGGagaaatttggggttcagtgacTTGCTCAAGAACACTTCAACGTGTGAAGGAGCCGGGGATGGAACCACCAACCCTGCAATTAATGACCGACACAGTCTACCTCCTGGACACAGGAGCCCCATATGTTAATCATCAGTCTGAAATAATGGCCGGGGCGCGGCCAGCAGGAGTAAAAGACCATTGAGGAGGGGCCCACTACAACAACTCACAtggtaaattcagtataatgtacatttccacaatactaattccatcagtacaacaacaaagtCATGttatactcaccactctgctgctctgactttctcttttttaacagaaatgttttcatactttcaattcaattcagtccTTTCAGTGCACTCCGGATCGATGTTAAGGTACTGTCAACCAAACTCAACGTTTCCTGCTGTCGTTTcagacttttaatgtgaagattctggaggaagtgttgagtttcatgtATGGCAGCTTAACACCATTCGGGGACACTTCTTGTACTAATGAAATTAATGCTGTGGAAATGGAAATTATACTGAATTCATCAAGACAACAGATAAAATTGGAAGAGgttttgagtttgcattaactgGGGAACAGgtgaaattagaaataaaggcaTGTCTGTAATATAAACCCAAATAAAGGCCAGGCTACCTCTCCCACTGATATAAACACATCTATTTGAGAATTTAGTATATAACTATGAAGAACATATAGACCGTCTTAGATGTATCAGGCTACTTTAAGGTTTAACCTGCAAAAGAGTACATTCATAATGTCTATGTCAACTGACATAGACATTGAGGCAGGAAAGGGCCTGACCCTTTCAGCCACACTTCGTGCAATAATTGGCTCAAATGTTCTCTGTATTACACCAGTATGCTTTcaaatgagacaaaaagaaagctTGGAGCATTTTCTGACCTATTTTCTGTGGTGCAGCAGATCCAGCAGGCTGAGACGGCTTCTTAACACAATGCCTCCTTCCTTGCAGTTTGCCTTGTAGCTAGAGTCTGTTGATGTTCAATAGAGGGCCACCATCTATGGACTTGAAAATGCACATTCGCATGTAGTAAAAATGTACGGCCATTAGATTGGGAAATTTGTCAACTAGCTCATCTTTTCACGTGCTAAAGACAGTATGCTAAAAAAATAACTCAAAGCAGTGAgtgcttcatttaaaaatgataactCTAAAAGTCTGGTGAAAGACACTTTGGAATTTCTCCACCCATacaaatctgtctgtctgactgacagctaaaattattttaaacataattACACAGCAGTCTATAAGAATTACAAATTTGAAATCAGTTCCCTTAATATATAAATAGcaaataaaatatcttaaatgtaattcatttaatttaataaataaaacaattatatatatatatatatatatatatatatatatatatatatatatatatatatatatatatatatacatatatatatatatatatatatatatatatatatatatatatatacctccaacaacacaaaatacacatattttgTTAGCTTGTTCTCTTCAGTGAGATCTAAAGATGGTCATTGGAAAAGCTGCGACACCTCATTTCACAGCTCTCTGGTTCTTATGATTGTGAACCATTTCATGTGCAGGTAGTGACATGACTCAGGTCTGACCCTGGACATGCCGAAGAGACGAGACATCGTCGCCATTGTGTTGATCGTGTTGCCTTGGACATTGCTCATCACTGTTTGGCACCAGAGCACCATCACGCCTCTGCTTGCTACTCGAAAGGGTAAGGGTAAAATTACTCAAGAGTCGGCACTGATGTTTTGAGATGTTTTTGagtgaacattttttttaccattcaTATTTTTCATAGCTGTATGCAACAAAGGTGCTTGTGTTACTTACAGCATgcatctgtgtcagtgtgttttaacCTCAGggaaaaatgtcatttattgATAAAATGCCATAAAGTCAGTTCATAATGCACAGaagattgtgtctgtgtgcttacATGATAACAGTTTCAGGCATTAAATCTAAAAATTAAAGAGAGTCCACACAGTCTCATGTAGGACAACAAACTGTCAAGAAGAAACATAAATCTGACTACACAATGGCTTAATGTAGCACAAGCGCCCATCTATATTTGACAGCACACAGAGGCTCATTGAAATCATTTTCCCTCCTGGCTAGATGACAGACGTGATGGTCGCTCCAATTccagaaatacttttgctttcaAGGAGTCCTGCTCACTTCAGAACCGGGACATCGTGGAGGTGGTGCGCACTGAGTATGTGTACAGCCGGCCTCCGCCCTGGTCTGACATCCTGCCCACCATCCACGTCATCACTCCAACCTATAGCCGGCCGGTGCAGAAGGCAGAGCTGACACGTCTGGCCAACACTTTGCTGCACGTGCCCAACCTGCACTGGATCCTGGTGGAGGACTCCCAGAGGAGGACCACTCTGGTCAGCCGTCTCCTCCGTGAGACGGGACTCAACTACACCCACCTCAACGTGGAGACGCCTAGGAACTATAAAGTACGTGGGGACACTAGGGACCCCCGAATACCTAGGGGTACAATACAGAGGAACCTGGCTTTACGGTGGCTCCGGGAGACCTTCAGCGTAAACAACAGCCAGCCTGGGATTGTCTACTTTGCAGATGATGACAACACATACAGTCTGGAGCTGTTTGAAGAGGTAAGGAGATATACTGCAAAGCAAAATCAAACATGACATAGAGCTGACTTATTCTCTAAGAGTGTAATgtcccctcctcctcatcctttcACAGACTTCTTACATGTGTGTCTAGCTAAATTTATGGGATTTACGGAACTTAAAATGACTCAGTGAGTGCGTtatatctctgtctctgttttcaaCTACTAGATGCGTTCCACCAAAAAAGTGTCAGTGTGGCCTGTGGCCTTTGTGGGTGGCCTACGGTATGAGTCCCCTAAAGTAAACACCTTGGGCAAGGTGTACGGCTGGAAGACTGTATTCGACCCACACCGGCCCTTTGCCATCGACATGGCTGGGTTTGCAGTGAACCTGCGCCTCATTCTGTCTAAACCTCAGGCTTATTTCAAGTTACGTGGAGTGAAAGGAGGTTATCAGGAGAGCAGTTTATTAAAGGAGCTGGTCACTCTCAGCGATTTGGAGCCTAAAGCTGCTAACTGCACTAAGGTAAGAAAAGGAAGATCTCTTCATGTTTGAAATGTTGTGCAGCTCCTGTGAATTGGCAAGAAAATAAGCTGCTTCTGTAAATGCTGCTAGTGTAAGAGAATGTGAGATCCTTGGTTGTCGtaacaatttgtttttaaagtcagTAAACTGTCAGCTTATAGCCAATTCTTTATGCTAACAGCTCATTTAAAATATGCTACATTCTGCCTCTAGACACTGTGTAGCAGGTATGATGTAGTATATTACTACTGCACAGTTTCATCATATTGACTGTATTTCTGCTCTTCTCCATCCCTTTCTTCCCGCAGGTATTAGTATGGCACACACGGACAGAGAAGCCTGTGCTCGTAAATGAGGGCAAGAAAGGATTTACAGACTCTAATGTGGAGATATGACATACTTCATCTGACACAGGTAATAGCAGAGATTTAGAAATGCAAATTACTGCATTTCCACAGTGATTATTTTGGGTAATGAACCAAAGGGGAGTGTCTCAGCACATAGTATGTGCACCATGGGATATGGACCTTACTTGAAATAGATGTCTGACCCTTACATAACACGTTTAAAGGATTGTCTCCTGCAGAATTtgttatgaaaatgtaaaacttttagCTTTGGTTATCACAagtatttttagccacactagcggtgtggctctaggtgtggcaatgttggtctgtcggtcggtccaACACTTAGTCCAAactaaaatatctcagcaactattggatggattgccctgAAATTTTGTACCTGAAcatccatggtccccagaggactTTGGTGACACCCTGACCTTTcatttagcgccaccatgagacatttttgacatttttgttttttagtgaaatatttggataactattggatggattggaaCATATATCTATACTGCCCAGATGGTGAATCCTAGTGACTTGAGTGATGCCTGaattttcatctagtgccaccagcaggtaaaagttttcacttatcaaGAGAAATATCGCTttatctactggatggattggctgGATATATAGAAAATGTTGTACAGGCGTTCATGGTACCCAGAGAATAAATCATAATGACACTGGTAATCCCATAatttttcctctagtgccaccagcaggctgacatttttggtttttagtgaaatgtctcaacaactgttggatggattgccatgaaatttggtagagatattcatgttccccccAGGATAAATAgtgataactttggtgatcctctgacgtTTCATCttgtgccatcatcaggtcataatttcattttggtttatgactaaatatctgcaaaactaatgacattcccatcagcctcagctgtactttgtgttagtgctaattagcaaatgtcagcatgctaacatgtcaatttactaagatggtaaacattatacctgcttagcatcagcatgttagcattgtccttgtgagcatgttagcctgctaaagttagcatttaTCTCATAGAGGCTGGACTTACACTACAGCGTGGCagtagactctcagtcttgttcaTAAAAATGCTGCTTGTAACATGCGTCTTGTTTCCTTGTTTGTCCGTATTAAGTGTAAAATGGTTGTCATTTCAGGGGAGGCATTTCTCCATGGAATTCTACCTGAAACCAACCTCAGAGCTCCTTAAAGCAATAGTCAGGGTCACAAATATTATCACAGCACAGTAGCTGTAATTCACCACAGCTTAGAAATGGAGACACACCTGTCCACCCGAGGAGACAGCACAAGCCATGTGCATGAACCGACCACAGAGTATCAAAGCACAACTGCACAAAAACAAGTCGGTATGCTCTGCTCGGAGCACTGGCTGATGCCAGACACTGGTAGGGGTTGCCAACAGGAGCTTGCCCACTGAGGTCTCCTCGGAGAGCTGAAACAAAGGATGTTACGTGATTTGAACTGCAGGAAGAGATGGCACGGCAAGCAATAAAGAGCCCTCTGAGCACAGACAACACCAGCCAACCATCCAATCAGCATCAAATAGGAACCTTTTGTTCTGAGGCGAGCTGGCTGTCGGTCACAGGgctgcacagaggaataaaaggGGTCCTTGTCTTAAGTGAGTCagcactgactgacagactgcaCTGAGGGGATCGGAGGCCTCCCCACTTGTACTGTACAACACTGAGCTATTTAGATAGCACCCTGAACCCAGCACTAATTAGGAGTCCTGTTACTCCTCAACAGGCATTCACACATGCTCAGCTGTCACACTGCACATGatgagcacacaaacacagagcaatGACTTATTACAGTATAACATCAATGTCCTTTCTTACAGTCTACTACTGAGGTCCACTCATATTTAAGAGAAGATTCAGTATTCCCAAGGGTCTGTCCACTTCACAGGCTTCTTCATAAGCTAATTAAGATCCAACTGAGTGAACTGAAGGTGTCTCAGCAgaattatttattgtttcagaGTAACTGGTACCATTCACTTGTTAGTCTTGAGCTATGCTTGTGTGAGTCAATAGGATATGAAACCATTACTCTAAAAATCGAATGTGCATCCTTTCAAATAGCTGTATTACACAATCTAATGATTCCCACCATGGATGGCTGGCTTGTAAGTGATGATTTCATACCCCATTGACTTGCAGTGGCACTGGCTACAAATGTTAATGTTCTCAAACTCTGTGCCTGTTAAGACTTTGGTCAGTTATCGATGTGTCAGGCATCTGAAACTTGaacttttatttaagaaaagGAATGTTGCACAAATGTTACTACAATGCTGCTTGTGTTTCATCTGAAAGTTTTTCGCATCACTCCTGCCTCAGTTCAGATTGTCCCAtagcctgtttttgttttacaggcTAAGATGTGTCCATTTCAATAACTGCTACCCGACACGTTGTGTGGAATATTCACACAAGCAATACAAATCTATCAACAATATCAAATACAACTGCCATCCCCAGAAATTATTACTCTTCAACTGGAAATCCATGGGTAAGAGGATCTACTTGGTAATTCTGCTCTATGTGTAACTAAAGGTACCGTATGTACATAGCTATAAACTGCTCCCATACAAACAcgctctctctgtttttaatatgggtctgtgtgtatgtctgcagATTTTAAGGTATTATATTAGACAATGACCATATTAACAACATTAATATCACTATATTTGAAGGTTCAACCTGATGTAATAAGCACTTTGTAAATCTTCgtcaaaagacacatttttacatgaaaaacaatGCCCATCCAAGCAGTGATGACAGTCACTGGATGTCTGCTGCCATGCCAAGGTCAGGTGTATCCTCAAAGAGGACCTTGTAGTCACCCTCCTGCTCCTCAAACACAATGacctttttaatttaaacagaaaaaaagtgagagacaaagaagagAGTTAGAGCTGTGAGACTTGACTTTGACTTGCTGTGTTTTCAcacattgtaaatgtaaaattaatctTTTAAGTGCATTATAATgccagggaaaaaaaacatttaaaggaatagttttgggaaacgtgcttattcattttcttgccaagagtgagttgagaagatcaataccactcttaagtctgtacaataaaaatgaagctagagccagcagcctgttatcttagcttagcataaagactgggaacagggggaaacagctagccaggctCTGTCCAGAGGTTAAAAataacacctctaaagctcactaattaacatgtcatatcttgtttgtttaatccagacaaaaacaaaaatctaacaACAACATGTTGCGGttaaacaaatgacatataacatgttaattagtcagctttagaggtgttgttaggcaggttttgttaccagacagagccaggctagctgtttcccactgttcccagtctttatgctaagctaagataacggTAGCTTAGCGTACAGACATAAAAGTGGTATAAatttttcatctaactctcggcaagaaagcaaataagcatatttcctatTACATAAAACTATTCCTCTGACAAATGCTAGTCTATGCACAGCTGTACCTGGTTGATTCCACTGTTGAGAAAGGGACCAGGGAGGTAAAGAGTCTGCTGGGGGCCAATTGACCAGTAGCGGCCCAGATTCAGCCCATTGATAAACACAACACCTTTCTCCCAGCCCTGTGGACCCAAATAAAATTTAATGGCTTCACAATGCATACATTAATTATttctcatacaaacacacatgcacaaaaatgtacATAGCACAAAAACAATACGCTTCATTTCACTTACTggcagcttcacaaatgtgtcACTCGGATACCCGTATGCAAACAGCCTCCCCATGAAAAATCCAGGGAAGCTGGGAGTTTCAGGGAGAGTTTTCCAAGGTGCCCAATAAAGACTGAAATAAGGAATCCACGTCAAACACACTAATACATCAAAATGAAAGTAATATGCAATGCTTTATTTTCAATAAAGCATACAAACCTATCAATAAAGCTGGGTTTCATATCCAGGCTGTATATTATAAAATCCCGCAAGGGGATATTGTTTAATAAAATATCTCCCACAAGACCTGCAAGAACACAAATCAAAATTGGCATGTATACTACACACTGAGTGCTTGAGTGATTTAATAGCAGGCACAGCAATGAACTGCATATTGTCTGTCGATCACCtttatgttgtttgtcaagGTCCCTTCCCTGATGAACTCGTCCACAGTTTTCCACCAATAAACTCAAGGTACGCCGTCCCTGTAGGGATTGATTGCTTTTATGTCTTTGCAAGTTTTAAC includes:
- the b3gat1b gene encoding galactosylgalactosylxylosylprotein 3-beta-glucuronosyltransferase 1 → MPKRRDIVAIVLIVLPWTLLITVWHQSTITPLLATRKDDRRDGRSNSRNTFAFKESCSLQNRDIVEVVRTEYVYSRPPPWSDILPTIHVITPTYSRPVQKAELTRLANTLLHVPNLHWILVEDSQRRTTLVSRLLRETGLNYTHLNVETPRNYKVRGDTRDPRIPRGTIQRNLALRWLRETFSVNNSQPGIVYFADDDNTYSLELFEEMRSTKKVSVWPVAFVGGLRYESPKVNTLGKVYGWKTVFDPHRPFAIDMAGFAVNLRLILSKPQAYFKLRGVKGGYQESSLLKELVTLSDLEPKAANCTKVLVWHTRTEKPVLVNEGKKGFTDSNVEI